The genomic DNA AGATTCTCGTAGACCGTGAGGTCGTCGAGCAGGTGGTAGCTCTGGAAGACGAAGCCGATGTTCTCCTTGTGGAGAGCATTGCGATGCTTCGGCTTCATGCTGTGGATCGGGTGGGAGAGGAACTCGTATTCGCCCTCCCACTTGCCGTCGAGCATGCCGAGGATGTGCAGCAACGTCGACTTGCCGGCGCCCGAAGGCCCCATGATGGTGATGAGCTCCCCCGCCTCGATCTCGAGATCGATACGGCGCAGCACGTAGGTGCGGCCGTAGCCGGTCTCGTAGAATTTGTCGAGGTTGTGGGTCCGGATGATCGGTGCCATCGCAGCTAAGCGGCCGCTTCTTCCTCTTCGACGACCCGGCCGTCGAACAGGCGGATGGTCCGCTGGGCGTGGCGCGCGTAGCGCGGATCGTGGGTCACCATGCAAATCGTCGACCCGGCATCGTGGAGCTCCCTCATCAGGTCCATCACCGCTTCGCCGTTCGATGAATCGAGGTTGCCGGTGGGCTCGTCGGCGAGCACGATCGAGGGGTCTCCTACCACTGCCCGGGCGACGGCGACGCGCTGTTGCTGACCGCCCGAGAGCTGGGCCGGGTAGTGCTTCAT from bacterium includes the following:
- a CDS encoding ABC transporter ATP-binding protein, with the translated sequence LSLSERARIRNREVGFIFQAFNLIGDLTVYENVELPLTYRGTPSAERKQKVQDALERVGMAHRMKHYPAQLSGGQQQRVAVARAVVGDPSIVLADEPTGNLDSSNGEAVMDLMRELHDAGSTICMVTHDPRYARHAQRTIRLFDGRVVEEEEAAA
- a CDS encoding ATP-binding cassette domain-containing protein, yielding MIRTHNLDKFYETGYGRTYVLRRIDLEIEAGELITIMGPSGAGKSTLLHILGMLDGKWEGEYEFLSHPIHSMKPKHRNALHKENIGFVFQSYHLLDDLTVYENL